A region from the Corylus avellana chromosome ca7, CavTom2PMs-1.0 genome encodes:
- the LOC132186954 gene encoding peroxisomal (S)-2-hydroxyacid oxidase GLO4-like isoform X2 yields the protein MEGEPVNVKEFQELARQALPKMYYDYYTGGAEDQYTLKENVEAFHRITLRPRVLVDVSRIDLSTTVLGYRVSAPIMIAPTAMHKLAHPEGEVATARAAAACNTIMVLSFMSTCTVEEVASSCDAIRFFQLYVYKRRDVCAQLLQRAERNGYKGIVLTVDTPRLGRREADIKNKMVAPQLKNFEGLLSTEVDDEEGSNLEAFAKETFDDALSWRDLGWLRSITNLPILIKGVLTREDALKAVEVGVDGIIVSNHGARQLDFTPATISVLEEVVHAVGGKVPVLFDGGVRRGTDVFKALALGAQAVLVGRPVVYGLAAKGEYGVKRVIQMLKDELELTMALSGCSSVKDITRSHIRTERERLQSML from the exons ATGGAGGGTGAACCCGTTAATGTGAAGGAGTTTCAAGAATTGGCTAGGCAAGCTCTTCCAAAAATGTATTATGACTACTATACAGGGGGAGCTGAGGATCAGTACACACTTAAAGAAAATGTGGAAGCATTTCATAGAATTAC GCTCCGGCCAAGAGTTCTTGTAGATGTAAGCAGAATAGATTTGTCAACCACTGTTTTGGGTTACAGAGTCTCAGCACCCATTATGATTGCTCCAACTGCTATGCATAAGTTGGCACATCCTGAAG GAGAGGTCGCCACTGCCAGAGCGGCAGCTGCATGCAACACAATAATG GTTTTGTCCTTCATGTCTACTTGTACTGTGGAGGAGGTTGCTTCCAGCTGCGATGCTATTCGgttttttcaattatat GTATACAAGAGACGAGATGTATGTGCTCAACTCCTACAGAGAGCTGAAAGAAATGGATACAAGGGTATTGTCCTAACAGTTGATACTCCCAGACTTGGTCGAAGGGAGGCAGACATAAAGAACAA AATGGTTGCACCACAGTTGAAGAATTTTGAAGGCCTCTTATCAACTGAAGTTGATGAT GAAGAAGGTTCAAATTTAGAAGCTTTTGCAAAAGAGACCTTTGATGATGCTTTGAGTTGGAGG GATTTAGGATGGTTAAGATCTATAACAAACTTGCCAATTCTGATCAAGGGGGTTCTGACTCGTGAAGATG CATTAAAGGCTGTGGAAGTTGGGGTTGATGGTATTATTGTCTCAAATCATGGAGCTCGCCAGCTAGATTTTACTCCTGCCACTATTTCTGTTCTGGAAGAG GTTGTTCATGCTGTTGGAGGGAAAGTTCCTGTTCTTTTTGATGGAGGAGTGCGTAGAGGAACAGATGTCTTCAAGGCATTAGCCCTTGGTGCACAAGCTGTTTTG GTAGGAAGGCCTGTGGTCTATGGGCTTGCAGCGAAGGGGGAATATGGCGTGAAACGGGTAATTCAGATGCTGAAGGATGAGCTGGAGCTGACTATGGCCCTTTCAGGTTGTTCAAGTGTGAAGGATATAACCCGGAGCCACATAAGAACAGAGCGTGAGAGACTCCAGTCAATGCTATAA
- the LOC132186954 gene encoding peroxisomal (S)-2-hydroxyacid oxidase GLO4-like isoform X1 gives MCKQLGFPSSYRIMEGEPVNVKEFQELARQALPKMYYDYYTGGAEDQYTLKENVEAFHRITLRPRVLVDVSRIDLSTTVLGYRVSAPIMIAPTAMHKLAHPEGEVATARAAAACNTIMVLSFMSTCTVEEVASSCDAIRFFQLYVYKRRDVCAQLLQRAERNGYKGIVLTVDTPRLGRREADIKNKMVAPQLKNFEGLLSTEVDDEEGSNLEAFAKETFDDALSWRDLGWLRSITNLPILIKGVLTREDALKAVEVGVDGIIVSNHGARQLDFTPATISVLEEVVHAVGGKVPVLFDGGVRRGTDVFKALALGAQAVLVGRPVVYGLAAKGEYGVKRVIQMLKDELELTMALSGCSSVKDITRSHIRTERERLQSML, from the exons ATGTGTAAACAATTGGGGTTTCCCAGTTCTTACAG GATAATGGAGGGTGAACCCGTTAATGTGAAGGAGTTTCAAGAATTGGCTAGGCAAGCTCTTCCAAAAATGTATTATGACTACTATACAGGGGGAGCTGAGGATCAGTACACACTTAAAGAAAATGTGGAAGCATTTCATAGAATTAC GCTCCGGCCAAGAGTTCTTGTAGATGTAAGCAGAATAGATTTGTCAACCACTGTTTTGGGTTACAGAGTCTCAGCACCCATTATGATTGCTCCAACTGCTATGCATAAGTTGGCACATCCTGAAG GAGAGGTCGCCACTGCCAGAGCGGCAGCTGCATGCAACACAATAATG GTTTTGTCCTTCATGTCTACTTGTACTGTGGAGGAGGTTGCTTCCAGCTGCGATGCTATTCGgttttttcaattatat GTATACAAGAGACGAGATGTATGTGCTCAACTCCTACAGAGAGCTGAAAGAAATGGATACAAGGGTATTGTCCTAACAGTTGATACTCCCAGACTTGGTCGAAGGGAGGCAGACATAAAGAACAA AATGGTTGCACCACAGTTGAAGAATTTTGAAGGCCTCTTATCAACTGAAGTTGATGAT GAAGAAGGTTCAAATTTAGAAGCTTTTGCAAAAGAGACCTTTGATGATGCTTTGAGTTGGAGG GATTTAGGATGGTTAAGATCTATAACAAACTTGCCAATTCTGATCAAGGGGGTTCTGACTCGTGAAGATG CATTAAAGGCTGTGGAAGTTGGGGTTGATGGTATTATTGTCTCAAATCATGGAGCTCGCCAGCTAGATTTTACTCCTGCCACTATTTCTGTTCTGGAAGAG GTTGTTCATGCTGTTGGAGGGAAAGTTCCTGTTCTTTTTGATGGAGGAGTGCGTAGAGGAACAGATGTCTTCAAGGCATTAGCCCTTGGTGCACAAGCTGTTTTG GTAGGAAGGCCTGTGGTCTATGGGCTTGCAGCGAAGGGGGAATATGGCGTGAAACGGGTAATTCAGATGCTGAAGGATGAGCTGGAGCTGACTATGGCCCTTTCAGGTTGTTCAAGTGTGAAGGATATAACCCGGAGCCACATAAGAACAGAGCGTGAGAGACTCCAGTCAATGCTATAA
- the LOC132186146 gene encoding protein PHYTOCHROME-DEPENDENT LATE-FLOWERING-like — translation MNGVGSPASVSNMSVPLNANSPSVGTPPSADQTMLDTFSKIEMVTMRHQLNSKKNKVDNYPIRKPNTYSIQPLSTYLSNASNDEDLKDDANAKSLSMSLASGSMNICKIRVLKFIQPQENGVSCRARTRMIMSEKPYDGTVAMHYGEIEDGDFLASEDYLPTLPNTHYADLLAAQLCSLMNCREGYVLLDDQIRAKPTRMNLGSASQSDAAGVPHNSVTEMQQYAEAVSGQQQIEDVKPIINSNASLNTSQNLLANARMLPPGNPQALQMSQGLFSGVSMPQRSQPLDPQPLLHHQQQHPQQQLQQQQLNVTDLILRSFFFI, via the exons ATGAATGGAGTTGGATCCCCAGCTAGTGTTAGTAATATGAGTGTTCCATTAAATGCAAACAGCCCTTCAGTTGGAACGCCACCTTCGGCCGATCAAACCATGCTCGACACGTTCTCAAAGATAGAAATGGTGACAATGAG GCATCAACTTAACTCCAAAAAGAATAAGGTCGATAATTACCCCATCAGGAAGCCAAACACATACTCCATTCAACCTCTGTCCACCTATCTATCTAATGCTTCCAATGATGAGGATCTCAAAGATGATGCGAATGCAAAGTCGTTATCTATGTCACTTGCAAGTGGCAGCATGAATATCTGCAAAATAAGAGTCTTAAAATTTATCCAACCTCAAG AAAATGGTGTTTCTTGTAGGGCAAGAACTAGGATGATTATGTCAGAGAAGCCATATGATGGTACAGTTGCAATGCATTATGGAGAAATAGAAGACGGTGATTTTCTGGCTTCAGAGGATTATCTTCCTACATTGCCCAATACA CATTACGCAGATTTGCTTGCAGCACAGCTTTGTTCGCTG ATGAACTGCCGGGAAGGATATGTTTTGTTGGATGATCAAATCCGAGCAAAACCAACCCGCATGAATCTTGGCTCAGCCAGTCAATCAGATGCTGCTGGAGTTCCTCATAATTCAGTAACTGAGATGCAGCAATATGCAGAAGCAGTTTCTGGCCAACAACAAATTGAAGATGTAAAGCCGATTATCAACAGTAATGCATCTCTAAACACATCTCAGAATCTTTTAGCGAATGCAAGGATGCTGCCTCCTGGAAACCCCCAGGCCTTACAGATGTCTCAAGGACTATTTTCCGGGGTTTCAATGCCCCAGAGGTCACAACCGCTAGACCCACAACCATTGCTTCATCATCAGCAGCAGCATCCACAACAACAACTACAACAGCAACAGCTCAACGTTACAGATTTAATTTTGcgctctttcttttttatttga